Proteins from a genomic interval of Trifolium pratense cultivar HEN17-A07 linkage group LG6, ARS_RC_1.1, whole genome shotgun sequence:
- the LOC123892074 gene encoding uncharacterized protein LOC123892074: MADSTDNSAETSQRNKKSVRGPTMLKAIENVRKTGIKIPLQFDLETGECYGNNASHFKSYVALLTRERCSIAKELWKHIPEGVKNAMWTDIKAIFVIPEFDDAKRNDHFKKIWFHYAAERWKDFKSRLTRTYITDPKPDDVPPYVKYPYIKKDIWEEFVKYRQTSDFKEKSQKGRENHAKNVYPHVLSRGGYKRLEEQMINEKRLSLSKDSSGLTDDDRHPSPPERYETWTRARQKKGGEFTSEPVKKVAEKIEKIVEDSKKGDFVPTGRHDVLAEAIGTPEHGGSVRGVGKKHNITTYWGRSKVSRQSQGIDVKEQLAAFKADLEAKFEEKLAQERKMMQDSLMETLKSMGLSQTSDTNNRVMVPEAQTEQLVVTGSAKGSCSPAPVKMQNELKEVVVTESAKGSRSPAPVAEAQDNMDDVQKLLIMVLKRGDDHLDVELIHCSMCTNFLMSCKCIRELLVGSIWLDMSTLSVWCSYIHRLCIENNTTNVYGILEPTFLNIVGDAGKKSDQRISQSKCKKYIQHKLQNEKKECQLLPFNHA, translated from the exons ATGGCTGATTCAACCGACAACTCTGCTGAAACTAGTCAACGTAATAAAAAAAGTGTTAGAGGTCCCACTATGTTGAAAGCAATTGAAAACGTTCGTAAAACGGGTATAAAGATCCCTCTCCAGTTTGATCTAGAAACTGGAGAGTGTTATGGTAACAATGCCTCCCATTTTAAGAGTTACGTAGCACTtcttactcgagaaagatgCAGTATTGCGAAAGAGTTGTGGAAACATATACCTGAAGGAGTAAAAAATGCTATGTGGACAGATATTAAG gCTATTTTTGTTATACCCGAGTTTGATGATGCAAAAAGGAAtgatcattttaagaaaatatggtTTCACTATGCGGCGGAGCGGTGGAAAGATTTTAAATCACGGTTGACTAGAACTTATATCACAGACCCCAAACCAGATGACGTTCCTCCATACGTCAAGTATCCTTACATCAAAAAAGATATATGGGAAGAGTTTGTGAAGTATCGACAGACCTCTGATTTTAAG GAAAAAAGTCAAAAGGGTAGGGAGAATCATGCAAAGAATGTTTACCCACATGTATTATCCCGTGGAGGGTATAAGAGGCTCGAGGAGCAGATGATCAATGAAAAGAGATTGTCCTTATCGAAAGATAGTTCTGGCTTAACTGATGATGATCGTCATCCATCTCCACCGGAACGCTATGAGACATGGACGAGAGCACGACAAAAGAAAGGGGGAGAATTCACATCCGAGCCTGTAAAAAAAGTTGCTGAGAAAATT GAGAAAATTGTTGAAGACTCAAAAAAGGGTGACTTTGTTCCAACGGGACGTCACGATGTCCTAGCAGAAGCCATTGGAACACCTGAGCATGGTGGTAGTGTTCGTGGTGTtggaaaaaaacataacattacCACTTACTGGGGAAGATCAAAGGTTTCACGTCAAAGTCAAGGTATAGATGTCAAAGAGCAACTAGCAGCATTTAAAGCAGATTTGGAAGCTAAGTTTGAGGAAAAGTTGGCGCAAGAGCGTAAGATGATGCAAGATTCTCTTATGGAGACACTAAAGTCCATGGGTTTATCCCAAACCTCTGATACAAATAATAGAGTCATGGTACCTGAAGCGCAAACTGAACAACTTGTTGTCACCGGAAGCGCAAAAGGGAGTTGTTCTCCTGCACCGGTCAAGATGCAAAATGAACTCAAGGAGGTTGTTGTCACTGAAAGCGCAAAAGGAAGTCGTTCTCCTGCACCGGTAGCAGAGGCTCAAGATAACATGGACGATGTTCAGAAATTGTTAATCATGGTTCTGAAAAGGGGTGATGATCATTTGGATGTAGAATTAATTCATTGTTCAATGTGTACTAATTTTCTCATGTCTTGCAAGTGTATAAGAGAGTTGTTGGTGGGTTCTATTTGGCTCGACATGAGTACTCTAAGTGTTTGGTGCTC gTACATTCATCGTTTATGCATTGAAAACAACACCACAAATGTATATGGAATTTTGGAACCAACTTTTCTGAACATTGTTGGTGATGCTGGGAAAAAAAGTGATCagagaatatctcaaagtaAATGCAAGAAATACATCCAGCATAAGttacaaaatgaaaagaaagagtgtCAATTATTACCATTTAACCATGCGTAA
- the LOC123892075 gene encoding uncharacterized protein LOC123892075: MDRSWMRANRLSTEYRHGVMEFLQFAESNAELERPPPEFPPLFLCPCINCANKEPKRTKKEIMNHLICDGICQNYTQWIWHGEVVATPSVSHRESGSVDIDDRLEDMMRDIGEDSFKRAHVYETLCSDKDEPLYPGCTNFTRLSAVLKLFNLKAKNGWTDKSFTELLELLIQMLPEGNVMPNRYYEAKKVLCPMGLEYEKIHACPNDCILYRKEFVNYNHCPTCKASRYKKKDGDSSDDEVTKTGPPAKVVWYLPIISRFKRLFANANDAKNLRWHAEERKCDGQIRHVADSLQWKKIDSLFPNFGKESRNLRLGLATDGMNPFGNQSTNHSSWPVLLMIYNLSPWLCMKRKYIMLSMMISGPRQPGNDIDVYLSPLIDDLKVLWEEGVDVFDSYSGEQFNMRAMLFCTINDFPAYGNLSGYSVKGHNACPICEKKTCYKQLKNGKKTVYLGHRKFLNRYHPYRRLRKAFDGDQENGVAPTPLTGEEVYERQRDINVVFGKCQKPKGRVPKAKVPKAESESVKRKKQPVVKSIWKKRSVFFDLPYWSSLDVRHCIDVMHVEKNVCDSVIGTLLDIKGKTKDGAHARLDMDLMGIRQELLPQKINDKTYLPPACHTLSKDEKTSFCKCLQSIKVPHGYSSNVKSLVSMKDLKLIGLKSHDCHVLMQQLLPVAIRGILPDNVRKAICRLCLFFNAICCKAIDPLKLDELENEAAVILCQLEMYFPPSFFDIMVHLIVHLVREIRLCGPIYLRWMYPIERYMKILKGYTKNPHRPEASIVERYIAEEAIEFCSNYLSEVDAIGVPKSRHDGRCDGVGTQGLNVKSMHIDIILQAHLYILNNTDEVQPYLSAHKSIIKKMHDKMNEKWVLREHNKKFSEWFKEKVCQDDSVSDTIKWLSYEPKCNILTWSAYDINKTSFYTKSKDDRSTMQNSGVMIVAESMHFSSSKDKNPVMASTPYFGVIEEIWEVDYVVFKVPLFKCKWIDINNGVRIDELGFTIVDLCKLAYKDEPFIMASQAKQVFYVKDPSNERWSVVLQGKNVHGSYENQELDISEIPPFSSDVPTFIEENEEDDVHAAIRLDHDEGIWD; the protein is encoded by the coding sequence ATGGACCGTAGTTGGATGAGAGCTAATCGATTAAGTACTGAGTACAGACATGGAGTGATGGAATTTCTACAGTTTGCGGAAAGTAATGCTGAACTAGAACGTCCTCCTCCTGAATTTCCTCCACTTTTTCTATGTCCGTGTATAAATTGTGCAAATAAAGAACCAAAACGTACTAAGAAAGAAATCATGAATCATCTAATTTGTGACgggatttgtcaaaattatacacaatGGATATGGCACGGTGAAGTAGTTGCAACGCCAAGTGTGTCCCATAGAGAAAGTGGTAGTGTGGATATCGATGATCGACTGGAAGACATGATGCGTGATATTGGAGAAGATTCGTTTAAGAGGGCGCATGTGTATGAAACTTTATGCAGTGACAAGGATGAACCATTGTATCCGGGATGCACAAATTTTACCCGTTTGTCTGCGgtgttaaaattgtttaatttgaaaGCAAAAAATGGGTGGACCGACAAAAGTTTCACTGAATTGCTTGAATTGTTGATACAAATGCTTCCAGAAGGTAATGTAATGCCAAATCGTTATTACGAGGCGAAAAAAGTATTGTGTCCAATGGGTTTGGAGTATGAAAAGATACATGCATGCCCTAATGATTGTATATTATACCGAAAAGAGTTTGTAAACTATAATCATTGTCCGACATGTAAGGCGTCTCgctacaaaaagaaagatggtgATTCTAGTGATGATGAGGTGACCAAAACGGGTCCTCCCGCGAAAGTCGTATGGTACCTACCAATAATTTCAAGGTTCAAGAGATTGTTTGCTAATGCAAATGACGCAAAGAATCTTAGATGGCATGcagaagagagaaaatgtgatGGCCAAATTCGCCATGTAGCTGATTCTTTGCAATGGAAGAAAATTGACTCTTTGTTTCCAAATTTTGGCAAAGAGTCGAGAAACCTTAGACTTGGACTTGCTACTGATGGAATGAATCCGTTTGGTAATCAAAGTACTAACCATAGTTCATGGCCTGTTCTCCTGATGATTTACAACCTATCTCCTTGGTTGTGCATGAAgcgtaaatatattatgttatcgaTGATGATTTCAGGCCCAAGACAACCAGGAAATGACATAGATGTTTATCTAAGTCCactaattgatgatttgaaagtGTTGTGGGAGGAAGGAGTGGATGTTTTTGATTCGTATTCTGGTGAACAGTTCAACATGCGTGCCATGTTGTTTTGCACCATCAACGACTTTCCGGCATACGGCAATTTGTCTGGGTATTCCGTTAAAGGGCATAATGCGTGTCccatatgtgaaaaaaaaacatgttataaGCAACtgaaaaatggaaagaagacTGTTTATCTTGGCCACCGAAAATTTCTAAATCGTTATCATCCATATCGTAGATTGCGAAAAGCTTTTGACGGAGACCAAGAGAATGGTGTTGCTCCAACGCCCTTAACTGGAGAGGAAGTTTATGAACGACAACGAGACATTAATGTTGTCTTCGGAAAGTGCCAAAAGCCAAAAGGGAGAGTGCCAAAAGCGAAAGTGCCAAAAGCCGAAAGTGAAAGTGTCAAAAGGAAAAAGCAGCCTGTTGTGAAAAGTATATGGAAAAAGAGGTCAGTGTTCTTTGATCTTCCATATTGGTCTAGTCTTGATGTAAGACATTGTATTGATGTGATGCACGTGGAGAAAAATGTATGTGATAGTGTAATTGGAACACTTCTCGACATTAAAGGCAAGACAAAAGATGGTGCACATGCTCGTCTtgatatggatttgatgggTATACGACAAGAGTTATTACCACAAAAAATCAATGACAAGACATATTTGCCTCCCGCGTGTCACACTTTGTCTAAAGACGAGAAAACAAGTTTTTGCAAGTGTTTACAAAGTATCAAAGTGCCACATGGTTACTCGTCAAATGTCAAGAGCCTTGTATCAATGAAAGATCTCAAATTAATCGGCTTAAAATCTCATGATTGTCATGTCTTGATGCAACAACTACTACCTGTGGCTATTCGTGGGATATTGCCCGATAATGTTAGGAAAGCTATATGCAGGTTGTGCTTATTCTTCAATGCAATATGTTGTAAAGCAATTGATCCATTGAAGTTAGACGAGTTGGAAAACGAAGCTGCAGTTATCTTGTGTCAATTGGAGATGTATTTTCCTCcttcattttttgacattatGGTTCATTTGATTGTTCATCTAGTAAGGGAGATTAGATTGTGTGGCCCAATTTATTTACGGTGGATGTATCCAATAGAGCGATACATGAAGATCCTAAAAGGGTATACAAAAAACCCACACCGTCCGGAAGCTTCGATTGTTGAGAGGTACATTGCAGAAGAAGCTATTGAGTTTTGTTCAAACTATTTGTCAGAAGTGGATGCTATAGGGGTTCCCAAGTCTCGTCATGATGGAAGATGTGACGGTGTGGGCACGCAAGGTTTAAATGTCAAGAGCATGCATATTGATATAATTCTTCAAGCGCATTTGTATATATTGAATAACACTGATGAAGTTCAACCTTACTTGTCTGCTCACAAAAGCATCATAAAGAAAATGCACGATAAGATGAATGAAAAATGGGTGTTAAGAGAGCATAATAAGAAATTCTCAGAGTGGTTTAAAGAAAAGGTCTGCCAAGATGATAGTGTTTCCGATACAATAAAGTGGTTGTCCTATGAGCCTAAATGTAACATATTGACTTGGAGTGCATATGATATTAACAAAACTTCCTTTTATACAAAATCAAAGGATGACCGCAGTACCATGCAAAATAGTGGGGTTATGATTGTGGCAGAGTCCATGCACTTCTCtagttccaaagataaaaatccggTTATGGCATCTACACCCTACTTTGGGGTGATTGAAGAGATCTGGGAGGTTGATTACGTTGTGTTTAAAGTGCCTTTATTTAAATGTAAATGGATTGATATCAACAATGGTGTGAGAATTGATGAATTAGGATTTACAATAGTTGATCTTTGCAAGTTAGCTTATAAAGACGAACCTTTCATCATGGCATCCCAAGCAAAACAGGTGTTTTATGTCAAAGATCCTTCTAATGAACGGTGGTCGGTGGTTCTACAAGGAAAAAATGTGCATGGTAGTTATGAAAATCAAGAGCTTGATATTTCCGAAATTCCTCCTTTCTCATCAGATGTGCCTACCTTCATTGAAGAAAACGAAGAGGATGATGTGCATGCAGCTATTCGTTTAGATCATGACGAAGGAATATGGGATTAG